A window of the Arenibacter algicola genome harbors these coding sequences:
- the cysM gene encoding cysteine synthase CysM → MSHSILDIIGNTPLVISKTINTNPKVKLFFKLEGNNPGGSVKDRAALNMIKGGLERGDFDVNSKLIEATSGNTGIALAMIAGIYGLDIELVMPENSTKERVQTMRAYGAKVTLTPADVGIEGARDYAELKVKEEGYIMINQFSNDDNWKAHYKSTGPEIWRDTQGEITHFVSSMGTTGTIMGTSTFLKEKNSKIQIVGVQPADEAKIPGIRKWPVEYLPKIFNPKKVDTVMEVTEQEARDMAKRLAKQEGIFAGMSSGGAAAAAVKLAQSLEEGTIVSIVCDRGDRYLSSDLFD, encoded by the coding sequence ATGTCTCATAGTATTTTGGATATTATAGGGAACACTCCCTTGGTAATATCAAAAACAATCAACACCAATCCCAAGGTTAAACTTTTTTTTAAGTTGGAGGGAAATAATCCAGGAGGAAGCGTAAAGGATCGTGCCGCCCTTAATATGATAAAAGGAGGGTTGGAAAGGGGCGATTTTGATGTAAACTCCAAATTGATTGAGGCCACCAGTGGAAATACAGGTATTGCTTTGGCCATGATAGCGGGAATTTATGGATTGGATATAGAATTGGTAATGCCCGAAAATTCCACCAAGGAAAGAGTACAGACCATGAGGGCATATGGAGCCAAGGTGACCCTTACCCCTGCCGATGTAGGCATTGAAGGGGCAAGGGATTATGCTGAACTTAAGGTAAAGGAAGAAGGTTATATCATGATCAATCAGTTTTCCAATGATGATAATTGGAAGGCACATTATAAAAGTACCGGTCCGGAAATATGGAGGGATACCCAAGGGGAAATCACCCATTTTGTTTCGTCCATGGGCACCACCGGCACTATAATGGGGACATCCACCTTTCTAAAGGAAAAGAATTCCAAGATTCAAATTGTTGGGGTACAACCCGCTGATGAGGCCAAAATTCCCGGTATTCGCAAATGGCCTGTAGAATATCTCCCCAAAATTTTTAATCCCAAGAAAGTGGACACCGTGATGGAGGTTACCGAACAGGAAGCTAGGGATATGGCCAAGCGATTGGCCAAGCAAGAAGGTATTTTTGCAGGAATGAGCAGTGGTGGCGCTGCCGCTGCCGCAGTAAAGTTGGCCCAAAGTTTGGAGGAGGGAACCATTGTTTCTATTGTATGCGACCGTGGCGACCGCTATCTATCCTCGGATTTGTTCGATTAA
- a CDS encoding glycosyltransferase, with product MLPETDKKILIIGYVWPEPNTTAAGGRMLQLIHFFLEQDYQITFASTAAESEFSFDLDSLGVRKKTILLNHSSFDVFLKDLDPGIVLFDRFMTEEQFGWRVVENAPNALRILDTEDLHSLRIARQLSFKKSIPFTEQFWLDQDQTKREMASIYRCDLSLIISLYEMELLTKTVKMDPNLLLHLPMMFDAIDEERQNHWLQFDQKKDFVCIGNGKHAPNIDAIHTLKKDIWPLIRKELPLANLFIYGAYMPESIKQLNSPKQGFYIMGYANDANKVISQARLNLAPLNYGAGIKGKLLSGMLNGTPSITTEIGAEGICENLAWNGIIANEVEAFAKAAILLYQNEDKWTVARHNGTAIINGFYNKVVLQKKLRDNIELLTKNLEEHRARNFIGAMLLHHSLASTKFMSKWIAEKNSKPQSE from the coding sequence ATGCTCCCAGAAACGGATAAAAAAATATTGATCATTGGCTATGTCTGGCCGGAGCCCAATACAACGGCAGCTGGAGGACGGATGCTACAATTGATCCATTTTTTTCTGGAGCAGGATTACCAGATAACCTTTGCCAGTACTGCGGCAGAAAGCGAATTCTCCTTTGATTTGGACAGCCTTGGGGTTAGGAAAAAAACTATTCTCCTTAACCATTCCAGTTTTGATGTTTTTTTAAAGGATCTAGATCCGGGAATTGTTCTATTTGATCGTTTTATGACAGAAGAACAGTTTGGATGGCGTGTTGTGGAAAATGCTCCAAATGCCTTGCGTATTTTAGATACCGAAGATCTACATTCGCTTAGGATTGCCAGACAATTGTCATTTAAAAAATCCATCCCCTTTACCGAACAATTTTGGTTGGACCAGGACCAGACAAAAAGGGAAATGGCCAGTATTTATAGATGCGATCTTAGTCTGATCATATCGCTATACGAAATGGAACTTCTGACCAAGACTGTGAAAATGGACCCCAATCTACTTCTGCATTTACCAATGATGTTTGATGCCATTGATGAAGAAAGACAAAACCATTGGCTCCAATTTGATCAAAAAAAGGATTTTGTCTGTATCGGCAATGGGAAACATGCACCAAATATAGACGCGATCCATACCCTTAAAAAGGACATTTGGCCCTTGATCCGCAAGGAGTTGCCCCTTGCCAATCTATTTATCTATGGAGCTTATATGCCCGAAAGCATTAAACAATTGAACAGTCCAAAACAAGGATTTTATATTATGGGATATGCCAATGATGCCAATAAGGTTATATCCCAGGCCCGACTAAATCTTGCGCCCTTAAATTATGGCGCTGGAATAAAAGGTAAATTACTGAGTGGAATGCTAAACGGCACTCCCAGCATTACGACAGAAATAGGCGCTGAAGGCATCTGTGAAAACTTGGCATGGAACGGAATTATTGCCAATGAGGTGGAGGCTTTTGCCAAGGCTGCCATTCTCCTGTACCAAAATGAAGATAAGTGGACCGTTGCCCGACATAATGGTACCGCCATTATAAACGGCTTTTACAACAAAGTTGTTTTGCAAAAAAAATTAAGGGATAATATTGAGCTGCTTACCAAGAATCTGGAAGAACACAGAGCAAGAAATTTTATTGGTGCAATGCTCTTGCACCATAGCTTGGCCAGTACAAAATTTATGTCCAAATGGATCGCAGAAAAAAACAGCAAACCACAATCGGAATAA
- a CDS encoding response regulator yields MKSNNLLSHLTNLEGQLNHFSFEELTSEEASLLKKSFMTFKYRLEEKVLGPKPKVSNSNANNKDFESAIRNKEVANPLKNKPNREEGRLLAKVGDEIRTPINGIIESVDLLKAGNISTEQLAQLNSITATSNNLLDIINELLEYTKLTSGREKFESIDFNFYSIIRDTMYLCNTLIINKDVTLEVDLDTEIPEVLLGDPSKLSQILLTLLGNSIKLIDEGSILLKIKLRRQHSNYFVLDFEIRDLRTGAFNNDLSPHVPNQNLEPNTNDLGIGFAMVKGILEILNGSLATMATLNDGCAYKFTIPYKKGKQIKTSGYRLDYNNTGTTNKNIEGLHILVFEDNILIQKLIEQRLKNWGCTVHVTDNGLAGMDYLLKHRVDLILMDLRMPVMNGFQITQIIRESSNNHVKSIPIIALTGDFTVNDKIKCNALGIDDYILKPYSPDELQTTLYKYKSAIGSKPAFESGEDPAQFSTKKELWEVNLTEILEECMGEIDLLEELIGLFKQNMLDFIGRANVYIPEGNYNRLGFAAHKVKSGLSMMKANHLYSLVDKITVGCRTHRNLPEIGRLYDQLLLAYPMVEKAIDKELMFLKRKGK; encoded by the coding sequence TTGAAATCCAACAACCTACTATCCCATCTGACAAATCTTGAAGGTCAACTAAATCATTTTTCATTTGAGGAGTTAACCTCTGAGGAAGCTTCCTTATTAAAAAAATCCTTTATGACCTTTAAATATCGTCTGGAGGAAAAAGTATTGGGACCAAAACCAAAAGTTTCCAACTCCAATGCAAACAACAAGGATTTTGAATCGGCCATTAGGAACAAAGAAGTGGCAAATCCGTTAAAAAACAAACCGAACCGGGAAGAAGGTAGACTACTTGCAAAAGTTGGGGATGAAATTAGAACCCCAATTAATGGTATAATTGAGTCTGTAGACTTGTTAAAAGCAGGCAACATAAGTACGGAACAACTAGCGCAACTTAATTCCATAACGGCCACCTCCAACAATCTTTTGGATATCATTAATGAGCTGTTGGAATATACCAAGCTTACTTCGGGAAGGGAAAAGTTTGAAAGCATCGATTTCAATTTTTACAGTATTATTAGGGATACCATGTATCTATGCAACACCTTAATTATCAATAAGGATGTTACCCTAGAAGTAGATTTGGATACGGAAATACCCGAAGTTCTTTTGGGTGATCCATCCAAGTTGTCCCAAATTCTACTTACTCTCTTGGGGAATTCGATAAAACTTATAGATGAGGGAAGTATCCTTCTCAAAATTAAACTGCGTAGACAGCATAGCAATTACTTTGTGCTCGATTTTGAAATCAGGGATTTACGTACAGGAGCATTCAATAACGACTTAAGCCCCCATGTACCAAATCAAAATTTAGAACCCAATACAAATGATCTGGGAATTGGTTTTGCCATGGTAAAGGGAATATTGGAAATCTTAAATGGATCCTTGGCAACGATGGCCACCTTGAATGATGGTTGTGCTTATAAGTTCACTATTCCCTATAAAAAGGGAAAACAGATCAAAACTTCAGGGTACCGGTTAGATTACAACAATACAGGTACAACAAATAAAAATATAGAAGGCCTCCATATACTCGTTTTTGAGGACAATATTCTAATTCAAAAATTAATTGAACAGCGCTTAAAGAATTGGGGATGTACCGTTCATGTAACCGATAATGGTCTAGCTGGGATGGATTATTTATTAAAACATAGGGTAGACCTGATATTAATGGATCTAAGAATGCCAGTGATGAATGGTTTTCAAATTACCCAAATAATTCGGGAATCCAGCAACAATCACGTCAAAAGCATACCCATAATAGCCTTAACGGGCGATTTTACCGTTAATGACAAAATTAAATGTAATGCACTGGGAATAGATGATTATATCCTAAAACCATATAGCCCTGATGAATTACAGACCACTTTATACAAATATAAAAGCGCTATAGGGTCCAAGCCCGCATTTGAGTCCGGTGAAGACCCAGCCCAATTTTCAACAAAAAAAGAATTGTGGGAAGTTAACTTAACTGAGATACTGGAAGAGTGTATGGGCGAAATAGACCTATTGGAGGAGCTGATCGGTTTATTTAAACAAAATATGCTGGATTTCATCGGCAGGGCCAATGTCTATATCCCAGAAGGTAATTATAATCGTTTGGGGTTTGCTGCACATAAGGTTAAATCGGGACTTTCCATGATGAAAGCGAATCATCTTTATTCCCTTGTAGATAAAATCACCGTAGGCTGTAGGACCCATAGGAATCTTCCAGAAATAGGAAGGTTATACGATCAATTATTATTGGCATATCCCATGGTAGAGAAAGCGATTGATAAGGAACTGATGTTCTTAAAAAGAAAGGGAAAGTAA
- a CDS encoding dipeptidase, which translates to MKHFVGFICLLSIMACKEKQEKLTESVEEKAARIHKDVITIDTHVDINVANFTDTINYTQKLDNQVNLPKLKSGGLDVPWLIVYTGQGELTEEGYAKAKENAMAKFNAIHRLCEEIAPKEIDLAYSSKDVYKIVDSGKKVAMIGVENAYPIGEDLSEFENYYNLGARYISLSHNGHSQFCDSNTGEADGVWLHNGLSDLGKMAVKEMNRLGIMIDVSHVSKESMKQMIALSKAPIIASHSSARALCNHSRNLDDEQLLLMKENGGVVQTVAFSSYLNTKKHEVHAAYLKDFQKEVADSLGIDWYTFDELADLSDEKKKTFMANYSKVVGLAKANANKRTDRPQAVDVADFVDHIDYMVNLIGLDHVGISSDFDGGGGIEGWSDASETPNVTLELVKRGYSEEEIAQLWGGNLLRVLDEVQEVAKAYAPN; encoded by the coding sequence ATGAAGCATTTTGTCGGATTTATATGTCTTTTGTCGATTATGGCCTGTAAGGAAAAACAGGAAAAATTGACGGAGTCGGTCGAAGAAAAAGCGGCACGTATACACAAGGATGTTATCACTATTGATACCCATGTTGATATTAATGTGGCCAATTTTACAGATACCATAAATTATACCCAGAAATTGGACAATCAAGTAAATCTTCCAAAACTTAAAAGTGGAGGCTTGGATGTTCCTTGGTTGATAGTCTATACTGGCCAAGGCGAATTAACAGAAGAAGGGTATGCGAAAGCCAAGGAGAATGCCATGGCAAAGTTTAATGCCATTCACAGATTGTGCGAGGAAATAGCGCCTAAAGAGATAGATCTGGCCTATAGCTCCAAGGATGTCTACAAAATTGTAGATTCAGGTAAAAAAGTGGCCATGATAGGGGTTGAAAATGCCTACCCAATAGGCGAAGACCTTTCGGAATTTGAAAACTATTATAATTTAGGGGCAAGATATATTTCCCTCTCCCATAACGGACATAGCCAATTCTGTGATTCCAATACCGGTGAGGCCGATGGGGTGTGGTTGCATAACGGGCTTAGCGACCTTGGTAAAATGGCTGTTAAGGAAATGAACAGGTTGGGGATAATGATAGATGTATCCCATGTATCCAAAGAGTCCATGAAACAAATGATAGCCCTTTCCAAGGCACCTATTATTGCTTCGCATTCATCTGCACGGGCCCTATGCAACCATAGCCGGAATTTGGACGATGAACAACTATTGCTGATGAAGGAAAATGGTGGTGTGGTGCAAACGGTGGCCTTTAGTTCTTATTTGAATACCAAAAAACATGAGGTCCATGCCGCTTATTTAAAAGATTTTCAAAAAGAGGTAGCCGATTCTTTGGGAATAGATTGGTATACCTTTGATGAGCTTGCCGATCTGTCCGATGAAAAGAAAAAGACCTTTATGGCGAATTATTCCAAAGTAGTGGGTTTGGCCAAAGCCAATGCAAATAAGAGGACGGATAGGCCGCAGGCCGTTGACGTTGCTGATTTTGTGGACCACATAGACTATATGGTAAATTTAATCGGCCTTGATCACGTGGGAATCAGTTCCGATTTTGACGGTGGTGGAGGCATTGAAGGGTGGTCGGACGCCTCCGAAACCCCCAATGTAACACTGGAGTTGGTTAAAAGAGGTTATTCCGAAGAGGAAATTGCACAACTCTGGGGAGGCAATTTACTTCGGGTATTGGATGAGGTACAGGAAGTGGCGAAAGCTTACGCCCCTAATTAA
- a CDS encoding sigma-70 family RNA polymerase sigma factor — MRQLKIIKQVTNRESKSLDKYLQDISKIELITANEEVELAQKIRDGDQIALEKLTTANLRFVVSVAKQYQNQGLKLPDLINEGNVGLVKAAKRFDETRGFKFISYAVWWIRQAILQALAEQSRVVRLPLNKIGSINKIKKTFSYLEQAHQRPPSPEEIAKELEMSVSEVKQSLKNSGRHVSMDAPLKEGEDSNLYDVIRSGESPRPDMFLLQQSLNTEINRALDTLSQREADVVKLYYGIGDQQSMTLAEIGLTFDLTRERVRQIREKAIRKLRHNSRSKLLKTYLG, encoded by the coding sequence ATGAGGCAACTAAAGATTATCAAGCAGGTTACGAATAGGGAATCAAAATCACTAGACAAATATCTGCAGGATATCAGTAAAATAGAGTTGATCACCGCTAATGAAGAGGTTGAATTGGCTCAAAAAATTAGGGATGGGGATCAAATTGCCTTGGAAAAACTTACAACCGCAAATTTAAGATTTGTGGTTTCTGTTGCCAAACAATATCAGAATCAAGGTTTGAAACTCCCTGATTTAATTAATGAGGGAAATGTAGGATTGGTAAAAGCGGCCAAGCGTTTTGACGAAACAAGGGGTTTTAAATTTATATCTTATGCAGTTTGGTGGATACGGCAGGCTATTTTACAGGCTCTGGCAGAACAGTCTAGAGTGGTGCGCTTACCGCTCAACAAAATTGGCTCTATAAATAAAATTAAAAAAACCTTTTCTTATTTGGAGCAGGCCCATCAAAGGCCGCCATCACCAGAGGAGATAGCCAAAGAATTGGAAATGTCCGTCAGTGAGGTAAAACAATCCCTAAAAAATTCAGGTAGACACGTTTCCATGGATGCGCCATTAAAAGAGGGTGAGGATTCCAATCTGTACGATGTAATTCGCTCAGGAGAATCCCCAAGACCGGATATGTTTCTATTACAACAGTCTTTAAATACAGAGATCAATAGGGCTTTGGATACGCTTTCCCAAAGGGAGGCAGATGTTGTTAAATTGTATTACGGCATTGGCGATCAGCAATCCATGACCTTGGCAGAGATAGGACTCACGTTTGATCTTACAAGGGAAAGGGTAAGGCAGATAAGGGAAAAAGCTATAAGAAAGCTGCGTCACAACTCCAGGAGCAAATTGCTCAAAACCTATTTGGGATAG
- a CDS encoding DUF6155 family protein translates to MSKRALVKYLSELKKKELEEQLIDLYHRFPAVKEYYDFVFNPKEDKLVQDAKIKISNEYFPLKRKRPKARRSVAQKYIKHFVKLGVDPHLTADLMLYNLEVAQSFSLEKNVPEAFYKSMGNSFNELVQFVSLNALLSDFKDRIVACYVFSQDHHWPNREDFSKSLDIID, encoded by the coding sequence ATGAGTAAAAGAGCATTGGTAAAATATTTATCGGAATTAAAGAAAAAGGAGCTGGAAGAGCAATTAATAGATTTATATCACAGATTTCCGGCAGTAAAGGAATATTATGATTTTGTATTCAACCCAAAGGAAGATAAGCTGGTACAGGATGCGAAAATAAAGATCTCCAATGAATACTTTCCTTTAAAAAGAAAAAGGCCCAAGGCCAGAAGATCCGTTGCCCAAAAATACATAAAGCACTTTGTAAAATTGGGAGTAGACCCGCATTTAACGGCAGATCTTATGTTGTACAACTTGGAAGTGGCCCAATCCTTTTCGCTGGAGAAAAATGTCCCGGAGGCTTTCTATAAAAGTATGGGCAACTCCTTTAACGAACTGGTCCAATTTGTTTCATTAAATGCGCTTTTAAGCGATTTTAAGGACAGAATTGTTGCTTGTTATGTATTTAGCCAAGATCACCATTGGCCCAACAGGGAGGACTTCTCAAAGTCCTTGGATATCATAGATTAA
- a CDS encoding DEAD/DEAH box helicase — protein sequence MELPKESTEKTLYDYQEEDLNTIFKCLEESPDDMNLLYQLPTGGGKTVVFSEIAKRYIHKTNKKVVVLTHRIELSSQTSKMLKGFGVKNKIINSEVKELQDQDQYMCFVAMVETLNNRLQDDKVKINDIGLVIIDEAHYNSFRKLFKYFKKSIILGVTATPLSSNIKLPMKDHYQKLIVGESISSLIEKNFLAKANMYNYDVSLKSLKLGISGDYTVKSSDELYGNQNMLTKLVNAYEEIAKGTKTLIFNNGINTSLYVLDTFKKAGYNIRHLDNKNSASERKEILKWFSKTPDAILTSVSILTTGFDEPTVETIILNRATKSLTLYFQMIGRGSRILPNKNEFTVVDLGNNVARFGLWSAPIDWQEIFHFPDFFLESIKNDEEIERDFVYEMPADLKALFSKSKNIEFDIKAEYKKVFAQGLKSKTVLENSIEQHATICVENSEDVFDARILAKKLKEEIAFRVRQYSYCIMNNTKNYKEWLEEDYERKLRSKISQKFARRL from the coding sequence TTGGAGCTACCTAAAGAAAGTACAGAAAAAACCCTTTATGATTATCAAGAGGAAGACCTGAACACCATTTTCAAGTGTTTGGAGGAGTCCCCGGACGATATGAATCTTTTATACCAATTGCCAACAGGAGGAGGTAAAACGGTTGTTTTCTCGGAAATTGCGAAAAGATATATTCATAAAACCAATAAAAAGGTAGTAGTTCTTACCCATAGAATAGAATTGAGCAGCCAAACCTCCAAAATGTTGAAGGGATTTGGCGTTAAAAACAAAATAATCAATAGCGAGGTTAAGGAATTACAGGACCAGGACCAATATATGTGCTTCGTGGCCATGGTGGAAACCCTTAACAATAGACTTCAGGATGACAAGGTAAAAATCAATGATATTGGACTTGTCATTATTGATGAAGCCCATTACAATTCCTTTAGAAAATTATTCAAATATTTTAAAAAGTCAATTATCCTTGGGGTTACTGCAACTCCTCTAAGTTCCAACATAAAACTTCCGATGAAGGACCACTATCAAAAATTGATCGTGGGTGAATCCATATCATCGCTCATTGAAAAGAATTTTTTGGCCAAGGCCAATATGTACAATTACGACGTAAGCCTAAAAAGTTTAAAATTGGGCATAAGCGGTGACTATACGGTAAAATCTTCGGACGAGCTATATGGTAACCAGAATATGCTTACCAAATTGGTAAATGCCTATGAGGAGATTGCAAAAGGTACCAAAACCCTTATTTTTAATAATGGTATCAACACTTCTTTATACGTTTTGGACACCTTTAAAAAGGCTGGATACAACATTCGGCATTTAGATAATAAGAACAGCGCCTCCGAGCGTAAGGAAATTTTAAAATGGTTTTCAAAAACCCCCGATGCCATTCTTACCTCGGTAAGTATATTGACCACTGGATTTGACGAACCCACTGTGGAAACCATTATTTTAAACAGGGCTACCAAATCCTTGACCCTTTATTTTCAGATGATAGGACGCGGATCCAGGATTTTGCCCAATAAGAATGAGTTTACAGTGGTAGATCTTGGGAACAATGTGGCCCGATTTGGTCTTTGGAGCGCTCCCATAGATTGGCAGGAAATTTTTCATTTTCCGGATTTCTTTTTGGAGAGCATAAAAAATGATGAAGAAATAGAGCGGGACTTTGTTTACGAAATGCCGGCCGACCTCAAGGCGCTATTCAGCAAGTCCAAAAATATCGAATTTGATATCAAAGCAGAATACAAAAAAGTTTTTGCCCAGGGACTTAAATCCAAAACCGTATTGGAGAACAGTATTGAACAGCACGCCACTATATGTGTTGAAAATAGTGAGGATGTATTTGACGCCCGTATCCTGGCCAAGAAATTAAAGGAAGAGATCGCTTTTAGGGTGCGCCAATATTCCTATTGCATAATGAACAACACCAAGAATTACAAAGAATGGTTGGAGGAAGATTATGAGCGGAAACTACGTTCCAAAATTTCCCAGAAATTCGCCAGGCGTTTATAG
- the epsC gene encoding serine O-acetyltransferase EpsC produces the protein MDKASIIKNIKEHKNQPNLRFELKEKTELFTNRLFYTLFDIDTPVDENLDLLEKEFDTLVNLACWQVDKPCQRVWANFVVRLPEVLEKLNLDAEAIVNCDPASLSIEEVYMAYPGFYAIAIYRLAHELYKDGFPLVPRLMTEYAHRQTGVDINPGAQIGKSFFIDHATGVVIGETAIIKNNVKIYQGVTLGALYVAKKLQKTKRHPTIENNVTIYANATILGGDTVIGENSIIGGNAWITESVPANSTVYHSPIIKIKTLPHVS, from the coding sequence ATGGATAAAGCATCTATAATAAAGAATATTAAGGAACATAAAAATCAGCCTAACCTGAGGTTCGAGCTTAAGGAAAAAACTGAATTATTTACCAATCGTTTATTTTATACCTTGTTCGATATAGATACCCCGGTAGATGAAAATCTGGATCTGTTGGAAAAGGAATTTGATACCTTGGTAAATCTGGCCTGCTGGCAGGTAGATAAACCTTGCCAAAGGGTTTGGGCGAATTTTGTGGTACGCCTGCCAGAAGTACTTGAAAAATTGAATTTGGATGCAGAGGCCATTGTAAATTGTGATCCTGCTTCCCTATCTATAGAAGAGGTCTATATGGCCTATCCTGGTTTTTATGCGATTGCCATTTACAGGCTTGCCCATGAACTTTATAAAGATGGTTTCCCTTTGGTTCCCAGATTAATGACGGAATATGCGCACAGACAAACGGGTGTTGACATTAACCCGGGGGCGCAAATAGGTAAATCGTTTTTCATTGATCATGCCACAGGTGTGGTCATAGGGGAGACAGCGATAATTAAAAATAACGTAAAAATCTATCAAGGGGTAACCTTGGGAGCTTTATATGTGGCCAAAAAACTGCAAAAAACAAAGCGTCACCCCACCATAGAAAATAATGTTACCATATACGCCAATGCCACTATTCTTGGAGGGGATACCGTGATCGGGGAAAATTCCATAATTGGAGGAAATGCATGGATTACAGAATCTGTGCCCGCCAATTCTACCGTTTACCATTCTCCAATTATCAAAATAAAAACCTTACCGCATGTCTCATAG
- a CDS encoding acyl-CoA thioesterase: MRFHTRKWVKPEDLNANGTLFGGKLLAWIDEEAALYSIIQLENKRVVTKYMSEINFMSTALKGDIVEIGIDVVKFGKTSLTLNCEVRNKMTRETIVTVDNIIMVNLGADGKPKPHGKTKIEFVRDRLATEV, from the coding sequence ATGAGATTTCATACTAGAAAATGGGTGAAACCGGAAGATCTAAACGCCAATGGCACTTTATTTGGGGGCAAGTTGCTTGCCTGGATAGACGAGGAAGCCGCCCTATATAGCATTATACAGTTGGAAAACAAACGAGTGGTTACCAAATATATGTCCGAAATAAACTTTATGAGCACCGCATTAAAGGGCGATATCGTTGAAATTGGCATAGACGTGGTAAAATTTGGAAAGACCTCCTTGACACTTAACTGTGAAGTTAGGAACAAAATGACCAGGGAAACTATTGTCACGGTAGACAATATCATAATGGTCAATCTAGGTGCGGATGGAAAACCCAAACCACATGGCAAGACCAAAATTGAATTTGTAAGGGATCGTCTGGCTACGGAAGTTTAA
- a CDS encoding DUF2461 domain-containing protein, with protein MSRIQQQLITKDVFQFLEKLKKNNTREWFAEHKTEFKELETGVKSFYSALLNKLKAHDDIEKLKMFRIYRDIRFSKDKTPYKTHFAGSFSRSGQRLRGGYYLRLKPNETFIAAGFWEPNKEDLLRIRKEFETDASEIRSIMNKKNFKEVWGEMQGDELKTAPSGFNKDHPNIDLIKRKQFIFVKNFSDEEVMSPDFMANVDLAFQAIRPYFNLMSDILTTNLNGESLLD; from the coding sequence ATGAGTCGTATACAACAGCAGCTAATTACGAAAGATGTATTTCAATTTTTGGAAAAACTAAAAAAAAACAACACTAGGGAATGGTTTGCGGAGCATAAAACTGAATTCAAGGAGCTGGAAACAGGGGTCAAAAGTTTTTATTCCGCCTTATTGAATAAATTGAAAGCTCATGATGATATTGAAAAATTAAAAATGTTCCGCATCTATAGGGATATACGTTTCTCCAAGGACAAAACTCCCTATAAGACCCATTTTGCAGGTTCCTTTTCCAGGTCCGGACAGCGATTGCGGGGAGGTTACTATTTAAGGCTAAAACCCAATGAAACCTTTATTGCTGCTGGTTTCTGGGAGCCTAATAAAGAAGATCTCCTTAGAATAAGGAAAGAATTTGAAACCGACGCATCGGAAATCCGTTCAATAATGAACAAAAAAAACTTCAAGGAGGTATGGGGCGAAATGCAGGGAGATGAATTAAAAACTGCACCCTCCGGATTCAATAAAGATCACCCCAATATTGATCTGATAAAAAGAAAACAATTCATTTTTGTGAAGAATTTTTCAGACGAGGAAGTCATGTCGCCAGATTTTATGGCGAATGTAGACCTTGCTTTCCAAGCAATTAGACCTTATTTTAACCTTATGAGCGATATACTCACCACTAATCTTAATGGGGAATCGCTTTTGGATTAA